The proteins below are encoded in one region of Paenisporosarcina cavernae:
- the trpS gene encoding tryptophan--tRNA ligase, which translates to MKRIFSGVQPTGIVTLGNYIGAFRQFTKLQDDHECIFCVVDQHAITVPQDPAALQQSIRSLAALYLAVGIDPDKAILFIQSEVSAHAQAGWIMQCLSYIGELERMTQFKDKSSGKEGVSASLLTYPPLMAADILLYNTDIVPVGDDQKQHVELTRDLAERFNKRYGDILTIPEISLPKNGARIKALQDPTKKMSKSDPNKKSTISLLDTPKEIEKKIKSAVTDSEGVVAFDEVNKPGVSNLLIIESALTDVSIPDLVKKYEGNGYGDFKQSVANAIIDHLAPIHQRYEELLHSEELDRILDEGAKKAQVIASETLQKMERAMGLGRK; encoded by the coding sequence ATGAAACGCATTTTTTCAGGTGTCCAACCGACAGGAATTGTCACCCTAGGAAATTATATCGGTGCCTTCCGTCAATTCACGAAGCTTCAAGATGATCACGAGTGCATTTTTTGTGTCGTCGATCAGCATGCGATAACGGTTCCGCAAGACCCAGCAGCTTTACAACAAAGCATCCGTTCACTCGCTGCACTGTACTTAGCAGTTGGTATTGACCCAGATAAAGCAATTTTATTTATCCAATCAGAAGTATCTGCACACGCACAAGCGGGATGGATCATGCAATGTCTTTCATACATTGGGGAATTAGAGCGCATGACACAATTTAAAGACAAATCCTCTGGTAAAGAAGGAGTTTCTGCCTCCCTTCTTACGTATCCACCGTTAATGGCTGCGGATATTTTACTGTATAACACCGATATAGTGCCTGTAGGAGACGACCAAAAACAACATGTCGAATTGACTCGTGATTTAGCGGAACGATTTAACAAACGTTATGGAGACATCTTAACCATCCCAGAGATCAGTCTTCCGAAAAACGGTGCGCGTATTAAAGCATTACAAGATCCGACGAAAAAAATGAGCAAATCGGATCCGAATAAAAAATCGACGATTTCGTTACTTGATACACCAAAAGAAATCGAGAAAAAGATTAAAAGTGCTGTCACGGATTCGGAAGGCGTTGTAGCGTTTGACGAAGTAAATAAACCTGGCGTATCGAATTTGTTAATTATTGAGTCAGCTTTAACGGATGTGTCGATCCCTGACTTAGTAAAAAAATACGAAGGAAATGGGTACGGTGATTTCAAGCAATCCGTTGCTAATGCGATTATTGATCATCTGGCACCGATTCACCAACGATACGAAGAATTACTTCATTCAGAAGAGCTTGATCGCATTCTAGATGAAGGTGCAAAAAAAGCACAAGTCATTGCTAGCGAGACGTTACAAAAAATGGAACGCGCGATGGGACTCGGAAGAAAATAG
- a CDS encoding DUF3899 domain-containing protein — MTRKLVFFGILEVIIAISMLLYYKNFSLLSYINVSFVVGGIVFLLGIFVYVVAGGFFDIFTKSIRDVFTRRHQEEDMLNMRLPSQVIDFSAVPFFQIGGTILLTMVVALVVYYL, encoded by the coding sequence TTGACACGCAAGCTTGTATTTTTTGGAATTTTAGAAGTAATAATTGCCATATCTATGTTACTTTACTATAAAAATTTCTCGTTACTTTCTTACATCAATGTTTCATTTGTTGTTGGAGGGATTGTTTTTCTTTTAGGAATTTTTGTTTATGTAGTGGCTGGAGGATTTTTTGATATTTTTACAAAAAGTATTCGAGACGTCTTCACGCGACGACACCAGGAAGAGGATATGCTAAATATGCGTCTTCCATCACAGGTAATCGATTTCTCCGCTGTTCCATTTTTCCAAATTGGTGGTACCATTTTACTGACAATGGTGGTCGCTTTAGTCGTGTATTATTTATAG